In a genomic window of Besnoitia besnoiti strain Bb-Ger1 chromosome XI, whole genome shotgun sequence:
- a CDS encoding hypothetical protein (encoded by transcript BESB_019390), with amino-acid sequence MGDPGRGDGSFPSLKASAASAAAPSAGGNSAGSHVGPGGTSSATSGGASAGGVPSTSPTGSNSGVVNAELQSSSNQGGGGAEEGGNCGGGKPAGAAGSATTGGSSPAGLAAGDGDGAAAALRGLSSQPAENSEAGGGAKGAGQGANGGAGAASLSQAQQLAQGNKPAQDFEAEVNSCFQKMYSGIYSVDMVVALLQRLSQAPPGSRDSGLFVSMIRTLFFECRHFPKYPPHELALTAELFGQLIHHHVLINSGNSILIALRCVLEAIRKGPSSKMFVFGIAALEQFLDRIFLFPQFLVALASLTELQEQHPHYAHYAQSVLHLIPEKFHSLVVLDPRLAASLPPMPEPPPVVGVTAAARQAASGGQASGPAGGAAAGGGRGAFGAGGNTSLPHALSHSPPPASLLQGSSALPSPPLSGSPSPQGTTGGASALGGSSAGGASGPSKASLGGLGAASAGNAILAGSHGGGAGAVLGAGALLQGVGLGQVEGLMNDPDITAKLEQPPQWVADQVIAACNSVCEGNVDDKVESLKDVLTEEHAPWLTYYIVKSRAAKEPNLHSIFVLFLEKLKLPGLWEAVINMTYNCIHVLLKYVDEAKESSSYRTLLKNLGLWLGSITLARNRPLKSKRMDLKQLLFAGYEQGHLVAVLPLVCKIMEGIKASKLFKPPNPWTTAVMSLLAEIHLQPNIRTNLVFEVEVLFKHLHLNVMEYHNRTEHLTKRSPPPGSADFVVRASTATGATPATAACGPLGTAGPGIPPGGTPQGATSATGTSGRPGAGVGSGGVPGGVRSSPGALVGRLPGGSQGLSLNTAAAAAALGLGGSAGAGGPGAGGDPSSSPLGVQHQRGLQGLGPGGLGQLDGASGAHGRLMEAAAAVASAAAAAAGMGRPGGTPPQPGGGAGPAVPGIGLQQGPGGQGGAAGLGMLQGQGDGPGGPSPDGLEPSHPSSWSSSLLQGAGGGVAPPSHHPHRALLPLLGALGASGGTDQTSSVSSASILQPDRLLQNLSQNVIISPSIALLSIQPNLRPLVPLAVDRAIREIISAVVERSVTISCVTTRELVCKDFCMESEESLVKRAAHLMVASLAGSLALVTCREPLRVSLSQNLRQLLQPAAGSDCNDQVLIEQVVQIVSADNLELGCSLIEQAVVEKVLRDIEQTMQPALAIRRQARERGVPFVDTNYINSSRWTLNLPEPLKLRHVLNNRQLQVYKDFLNLGPLKKLHQESAAHNSNMPPMSGGAGGPHAGLVGPSGAHGGPSSPGLLQGGGAGSAQMGSLGPNSAGSVIGGNPSSLPPGPHSHPLGGGMAGGAAALMVGMGEGGGPSGGASQGLPGRTMGPNSGASSLIGRESLLQQHLAQQQAQASQHAARLLGQQQGNKLLASFAGHAQGGGGGVHPQGGSNAGSGPQGGPLVGLGGGGTGNLNAGLLASHHAAEGGARAGTGPAGGAAPATGLGVREPIAVQPMGDAPLSTVMARLEDCLVQLRDVVRDIFTCPPIVPTPSTVDSYSTPAGSQVYALPVPHCATPVLTVFACLPSNHEVFQLILAVSAIAGSCPRVEELAPTLAHKLIKSVFEGASLAANRTSHNAIRGIDPTGLYMEVFFAVLAALGCQSDVVSKLAGEVLSISCSSATIPPKKSNTTVAAGLVRYRLVSLAAFDLVLANHLDNGRNVAVLEFILALLKTLLDQKAITPDDLPTTFKMLTEASATTLPAKLVQLKGWQPLPLAEARTKLMEAFREDQEERKNHPRERVTTMTELMDTYYSANPVCVRSLPRLPAVPAKERQLIATIFSEWLRFCACVSPSSLGGAGAADRLSGLAQGAGGVSGFGSTDSASLLRATFFQRVSHQGLLRMDEDTDRFFAVCVEEAVARSLRFRDDKPEAAGEGPSAGGEGANEASDEAEGRKTEEGSKAEQEGRTTDGKKGNDEQDAKAEKAVDKKDEGRSAEKGRRRFSGAAEDDAAKAGKDKKAAATAKSEEAKNSEDGAKESEPEGSSNEETADKSSCRSSTVTSSPILEYDASTVTPEFLTAMQTPPEDTEPLLDVAPLDAVAKMIVGMMTLVDPVQISPVMILQRALGIICRHIHMEAERLGSAFNQRPYYRLLLVILLEITSSAPSQGGKAGAGGAFGSPGSAGGAGLGAGGPNASCGNSSDGKTLLGGGGVSETQLLHSLLSFAEHLALLSPTRVPAFAFAWLGLVGHRVFMPRLLKSGRGWACLHRLLLLHFEFLHPFLRNAALTDSIRLLYKGALRILLVLLHDFPEFLCDYHFSFCDVLPLNCVQLRNVVLSAFPRNMKLPDPFLPNLKVDLLADIKTVPRILSSFTVTLLQKGLKKDVDTFWQTRDASLLPLMRSKLLLDREDAVRIGTKYDVPLLNAFLLYVGTGVPERVGGGASGSDGPGLIMDAMLGIGGLGGGVGGASAGARRPGGELSPSLDILLYMSKELDMEGRYLLMSAVANHLRYPNAHTHYFSCVLLWLFGESREELIQEQITRVLLERLIVHRPHPWGLLITFIELIKNPRFSFWNCSFVSAAPEVEKLFQSVAHTCLGQSGAQQLQQQRRR; translated from the exons ATGGGGGACCCGGGCAGGGGCGACGGCTCGTTTCCTTCCctgaaggcgagcgcggcgtcaGCCGCAGCTCCGTCCGCGGGAGGAAACTCGGCCGGTTCGCACGTTGGACCTGGGGGCACGTCTTCGGCGACTTCgggaggcgcctccgcgggcggggTTCCCTCCACGTCGCCGACCGGTAGCAACAGCGGCGTCGTGAACGCTGAACTCCAGAGTAGCAGCAACCaaggtggaggcggcgcagaggaaggagggaactgtggaggcggaaaacccgcaggcgcagcgggctcCGCGACCACCGGCGGTAGCTCTCCAGCGggactcgcggcgggcgacggcgatggggcggccgcggcgctaCGGGGCCTCTCTTCGCAGCCTGCGGAAAACTCCGAGGCTGGAGGGGGGGCGAAGGGCGCTGGGCAAGGTGCCAACGGAGGAGCGGGAGCGGCTTCACTGTCTCAGGCTcagcagctggcgcagggCAACAAGCCAGCGCAGGACTTCGAGGCCGAAGTTAACAGCTGCTTCCAAAAGATGTACTCAG GGATTTACTCGGTGGACATGGTggtggcgctgctgcagcggctgtctcaggcgccgccggggtCGCGCGACAGCGGGTTGTTTGTTTCGATGATTCGCACGCTCTTTTTTGAATGCCGGCACTTCCCCAAGTATCCGCCGCACGAGTTGGCATTGACGGCTGAGTTGTTCGGCCAGCTGATTCATCACCACGTCCTAATCAACAGCGGCAACTCAATTCTGATTGCTCTGCGTTGCGTGCTGGAGGCCATCCGCAAGGGGCCGAGTTCGAAGATGTTTGTCTTCGGCATCGCCGCTCTCGAGCAGTTTCTTGACCGTatctttctttttcctcaattcctcgtcgctctcgcctctctcacTGAACTCCAAGAACAACACCCGCACTACGCACACTACGCACAGTCCGTCCTCCATCTGATTCCTGAGAAATTCCACTCCCTTGTCGTTTTAGATCCCAGACTCGCAGCTTCGCTGCCCCCGATGCCCGAGCCTCCCCCTGTGGTCGGGGTCACGGCCGCGGCCCGGCAGGCGGCCAGCGGAG GGCAGGCGTCGGgccctgcaggcggcgcggcggcgggaggagggcggggggcgtTTGGAGCGGGCGGCAACACCTCGCTTCCGCACGCACTGTCGCAcagcccgccgcccgcgtctctgcttcaGGGATCCTCGGCgcttccgtcgccgccgctgtcgggctcgccgtcgccgcagggcaCCACCGGGGGGGCGAGCGCGTTGGGGGGgtcgagcgccggcggggcgagCGGCCCGAGCAAGGCTTCTCTCGGGGGCCTgggcgcagcctcggcgggGAACGCGATCCTCGCGGGCagccacggcggcggcgcgggcgccgtgtTGGGCGCAGGGGCCCTGCTGCAGGGCGTAGGCCTGGGTCAGGTGGAGGGCCTGATGAACGATCCCGACATTACGGCGAAGTtggagcagccgccgcagtgGGTGGCGGACCAAGTGATTGCCGCATGCAACAGCGTGTGCGAGGGGAACGTTGACGACAAAGTCGAGAGCTTGAAGGACGTGTTGACCGAAGAGCACGCCCCGTggctcacgtattacatcgTTAAGAGTCGGGCTGCGAAGGAGCCGAATCTGCACAGCAttttcgtcctcttcttggAGAAACTGAAGCTGCCGGGGCTGTGGGAAGCGGTTATCAACATGACTTACAACTGCATCCACGTGTTGCTCAAATACGTCGACGAAGCTAAGGAATCGAGTTCCTACCGAACTCTGCTGAAAAACTTGGGCCTTTGGCTCGGATCCATCACGCTCGCCAG AAACCGCCCGTTGAAGTCGAAGCGGATGGACCTGAAGCAGCTCTTGTTTGCGGGCTACGAACAGGGGCATCTGGTTGCGGTGTTGCCTCTTGTGTGTAAAATCATGGAGGGCATCAAAGCCTCGAAGCTCTTCAAGCCCCCGAATCCGTGGACGACGGCCGTCATGTCGCTCCTTGCGGAGATCCACCTGCAGCCCAACATCCGAACGAACCTGGTCTTCGAGGTCGAGGTCCTCTTCAAGCATCTTCACCTAAATGTCATGGAGTACCATAATCGCACAGAGCATCTGACCAagcggtcgccgcctccgggaTCCGCCGACTTCGTCGTCCGAGCCTCCACGGCCACGGGGGCGACCCCTGCGACTGCGGCGTGCGGGCCTCTCGGGACAGCGGGCCCGGGGATCCCCCCGGGGGGGACGCCGCAGGGAGCGACCTCTGCGACGGGGACTTCCGGGCGCCCCGGGGCAGGGGTCGGGAGCGGTGGAGTACCAGGCGGCGTTCGCAGCTCGCCTGGCGCACTCGTGGGGCGTCTGCCGGGGGGCAGCCAAGGTCTTTCTCTGAAtactgctgcggcggccgccgcactggGTCTTGGCGGGTCAGCGGGTGCCGGAGGCCCAGGGGCCGGCGGAGacccgtcgtcgtctccgctcggGGTGCAGCACCAGCGCGGTCTCCAGGGCCTCGGCCCCGGCGGCCTGGGTCAACTGGACGGTGCCTCTGGAGCTCACGGGCGTCTCAtggaggcagcagccgcggttgcgtcagctgccgccgctgcagcgggcATGGGCCGCCCCGGAGGAACCCCACCCCAACCGGGAGGCGGGGCTGGGCCCGCGGTCCCTGGCATTGGGCTCCAACAAGGCCCCGGAGGacaaggcggcgcggcagggctCGGAATGCTACAGGGACAAGGCGACGGCCCCGGGGGACCCAGCCCCGACGGCCTCGAG CCTTCTCATCCCTCGTCGTGGTCTTCATCGCTTCTccaaggcgcgggcggcggcgtggcgcctccttcgcacCACCCGCACAGGGCTCTGTTGCCGCTTCTCGGGGCTTTGGGGGCCTCGGGAGGGACCGACCAGACCTCAAGCGTCTCGTCGGCGAGCATCCTGCAGCCGGATCGTCTGCTGCAAAATCTGAGCCAAAACGTCATCATCTCGCCGTCCATCGCGCTTCTCAGCATCCAGCCAAATCTGCGGCCTCTCGTCCCGCTTGCTGTTGACCGCGCGATCAGAGAAATCATTTCGGCAGTCGTGGAACGCTCAG TGACGATTTCTTGCGTCACAACTCGGGAGCTGGTATGCAAGGACTTTTGCATGGAGAGTGAAGAGTCTCTGGTAAAGCGGGCTGCCCATCTCATGGTAGCCTCCCTGGCGGGCTCGCTGGCTCTCGTCACGTGCCGCGAGCCTCTGCGAGTGTCACTCAGCCAGAACTTGCGCCAGCTTCTTCAGCCTGCGGCGGGAAGTGACTGCAACGACCAG GTGCTGATTGAGCAGGTGGTTCAGATCGTGTCTGCGGATAACCTGGAGCTTGGCTGCTCGTTGATAGAGCAAGCGGTAGTGGAAAAAGTTCTTCGCGACATTGAGCAGACTATGCAGCCTGCGCTGGCGATTCGacgccaggcgcgcgagcgcggtgTTCCCTTCGTCGACACGAATTACATCAATAGCAGCAGGTGGACGCTTAACCTCCCAGAGCCTCTCAAGCTTCGCCACGTGCTCAACAACCGCCAGCTGCAAGTCTACAAGGACTTCCTCAACTTGGGTCCGCTGAAGAAGCTCCACCAGGAGAGTGCAGCTCACAACAGCAACATGCCGCCGATgtcaggcggcgcaggcggccccCACGCGGGCCTCGTGGGGCCAAGCGGAGCCCATGGCGGACCTTCGTCTCCGGGTCTCCTccagggaggcggcgcggggtcTGCCCAGATGGGGAGTCTGGGCCCGAACAGCGCGGGCTCCGTCATCGGGGGCAATCCCTCGTCCCTGCCACCGGGGCCCCACAGCCACCCTTTAGGCGGTGGCatggctggcggcgccgctgcactgATGGTCGGTAtgggggagggcggcgggccCTCTGGAGGAGCTTCGCAGGGTCTCCCTGGGCGAACTATGGGGCCCAACAGCGGGGCCTCGAGTCTCATCGGCCGGGAGAGTCTCTTGCAGCAACacctcgcgcagcagcaggcccAGGCTTCTCAGcacgctgcgcgccttctggGGCAGCAGCAAGGCAACAagctgctcgcctccttcgccggtCACGcgcaaggcggcggcgggggcgtgCACCCGCAGGGCGGCAGCAACGCCGGATCGGGTCCGCAGGGCGGCCCCCTGGTGggcctgggcggcggcggcacagGCAATCTGAACGCGGGCTTGCTCGCCTCGCACCACGcagccgagggcggcgcgagggctgGAACGGGCccggcgggaggcgccgcgccggcaacTGGCCTCGGGGTCAGAGAGCCGATTGCGGTGCAGCCGatgggcgacgcgccgctgtcgaCTGTGATGGCCCGACTCGAGGACTGTCTCGTCCAGCTGCGAGACGTCGTCCGCGACATCTTCACCTGCCCGCCGATCGTTCCCACGCCTTCCACCGTTGACTCT TACTCGACTCCAGCGGGAAGCCAAGTGTATGCACTGCCGGTGCCTCACTGCGCGACGCCAGTTCTGACAGTATtcgcgtgtctgccgtcGAACCACGAAGTTTTTCAGTTGATTCTCGCAGTTTCGGCGATCGCTGGCAGCTGcccgcgcgtcgaggagctcgcgccCACTCTGGCGCACAAGCTGATCAAGAGTGTATTCGAGGGAGCTTCGTTGGCAGCCAACAGGACCAGCCACAACGCGATCCGAGGCATCGATCCCACAG GCCTCTACATGGAGGTATTTTTCGCAGTTTTGGCGGCGCTGGGTTGCCAGAGCGACGTGGTGTCTAAGCTGGCGGGCGAGGTGTTGAGCATTTCGTGCTCGTCGGCGACGATTCCGCCCAAGAAGAGCAACACAActgtcgccgcgggcctggTGCGCTACCGCCTCGTGAGCCTGGCGGCCTTCGACTTGGTCCTTGCGAACCACCTCGACAACGGCCGAAACGTCGCCGTTCTCGAGTTTATCTTGGCGCTGCTCAAAACGCTTCTGGATCAGAAAGCTATCACGCCAGATGACTTGCCAACTACGTTCAAAATGCTGACCGAGGCCTCAGCCACGACTCTGCCCGCCAAGCTCGTTCAGTTGAAGGgctggcagccgctgccgctcgcggaggcgcgaacaAAGCTCATGGAGGCCTTCAGAGAAGACCAGGAGGAAAGAAAG AATCACCCTCGCGAGCGTGTGACGACTATGACGGAGTTGATGGACACGTACTACAGCGCGAAtcccgtctgcgtgcgcagtctgccgcgtcttcctgctGTTCCCGCAAAGGAGCGCCAGCTGATTGCGACGATCTTCAGCGAGTGGCTGCgcttctgcgcatgcgtcagTCCCTCGTCactgggcggcgcgggggccgcCGACCGCCTCTCGGGgctggcgcagggcgcggggggcgtcAGCGGCTTCGGCAGCACCGAcagcgcgtcgctcctccgcgcgacATTCTTCCAGCGCGTCTCGCACCAGGGTTTGCTGCGCATGGACGAAGACACAGATCGCTTTTTCGCGGTCTGCGTCGAAGAAGCCGTGGCGCGGTCGCTCCGCTTCCGCGACGACAagcccgaggccgccggcgaaggccccagcgccggaggcgaaggcgccaacgaggccagcgacgaggcggaaggccgcAAGACAGAGGAGGGCAGCAAGGCGGAGCAAGAAGGGCGCACGACAGACGGTAAAAAGGGCAACGACGAgcaggacgcgaaggcggagaaagcTGTCGACAAGAAGGACGAAGGCCGCTCGGCGGAGAAGGGACGAAGGAGGTTttccggcgcagcggaggacgacgccgcaAAGGCAGGAAAGGACAAAAAGGCGGCTGCGACCGCGAAGAgtgaggaggcgaagaacaGCGAGGACggggcgaaggagagcgaaCCTGAGGGTTCCTCGAATGAAGAGACTGCGGACAAGAGCTCGTGCAGATCGTCGACTGTCACGTCGTCACCGATTCTGGAGTACGACGCCTCCACAGTCACCCCGGAGTTCCTCACTGcgatgcagacgccgcctgAAGACACCGAGCCGCTGCTGGACGTTGCGCCGTTGGACGCTGTCGCCAAGATGATTGTGGGCATGATGACCCTCGTGGATCCGGTTCAGATCTCCCCGGTGATGATTCTGCAGAGGGCGTTGGGCATCATTTGCCGCCACATCCACATGGAGGCGGAGCGTCTCGGTTCGGCGTTCAACCAGCGGCCGTATtatcgtcttcttctcgtcaTCCTCCTCGAGATCAcgtcttcggcgccctcgcagggCGGCAAGGCGGGAGCCGGCGGGGCCTTTGGAAGTCCAGgaagcgccggaggcgcgggcctcgGGGCTGGAGGCCCGAACGCCTCTTGCGGCAACAGCAGCGACGGGAAGACGCTCTtgggcggaggaggggtCAGCGAGACGCAGCTTCTCCACTCacttctctccttcgcggagCACCTGGCGCTCCTGAGTCCGACGCGGGTgccggccttcgcctttGCCTGGTTGGGCCTCGTGGGGCACCGCGTTTTTatgccgcgcctcctcaagAGCGGCAGAGGCTGGGCGTGCCTgcaccgcctgctgctgctgcacttTGAGTTCCTGCATCCGTTCCTCCGCAACGCCGCGCTGACTGACAGTATCCGGCTGCTCTACAAGGGTGCTCTCCGCATTCTGCTCGTCCTTCTCCACGACTTCCCCGAGTTTCTGTGCGACTACCACTTCTCCTTCTGCGACGTGCTGCCGCTGAATTGCGTGCAACTGCGCAACGTCGTTCTCTCGGCCTTCCCGCGCAACATGAAGCTGCCCGATCCGTTCCTTCCGAACCTCAAGGTTGATCTGCTGGCAGACATCAAAACAGTGCCTCGCATTTTGTCGAGTTTCACAGTGACTCTGCTCCAAAAGGGCCTGAAGAAAGATGTCGACACATTCTGGCAGACTCGGGACGCGTCACTGCTCCCGCTGATGCGCTCCAAGCTGCTGCTCGATCGCGAAGACGCTGTGCGCATCGGCACCAAGTACGATGTGCCTCTGCTCaacgccttcctcctctacGTGGGCACCGGCGTGCCTGAacgcgtgggcggcggcgccagcggcagcgacggcccCGGGTTGATCATGGACGCCATGCTGGGCATCGGGggtctcggcggcggcgtgggtggggcgtctgcaggcgcccgtCGTCCCGGCGGCGaactctcgccgtcgctcgacATCCTTCTGTACATGTCTAAGGAGCTCGACATGGAGGGGCGCTACTTGCTCATGTCGGCCGTCGCTAACCACCTGCGGTACCCCAACGCCCACACGCACTACTTCTCCTGCGTCCTACTCTGGCTCTTTGGCGAATCGAGGGAAGAACTCATCCAAGAGCAAATCACCAGAGTCCTCCTCGAACGCCTCATCGTCCACCGCCCCCACCCCTGGGGCCTCCTCATCACATTCATCGAACTCATCAAAAACCCGAG GTTCAGTTTTTGGAATTgttccttcgtctctgcggcccCCGAGGTGGAGAAGCTGTTTCAATCTGTCGCTCACACGTGCCTCGGTCaaagcggcgcgcagcagttGCAGCAACAGCGCCGGCGCTAG
- a CDS encoding hypothetical protein (encoded by transcript BESB_019400) has product MEENGEALWQYDVTGEPQDVEKNTGRTTYHVQMPIGETEDRTGAHRRVSSRGSGDEERHDRQSASYQQQCLEQGEEKDVLQQRTLGGNSLTKMADDRREAGAHEQDEENDDENAERELDGHSAPGGGLTVEQLTANEGQFRTGQCEQELQSREAENREQDEARGHGQGTAGELDLASGSAEDNRAHGFHFAGVIDSDAKPEFHPDNEGALLTHTPSAETPEKSTSPRPPASSKSGLRLRFRTIASIVDCLPRLQDPAARRREAAAVAGEILDSLEHRAETLLCCYNTRSVAQMNKHARSGRAGSESAAWPRFEPSPEPIEEGASTMYGQWKLKEEAAAGVATEALRAVAQLAIDQIATSRISAQARGEDTKTMSPRLWKAQTDSEDPVRGPESTSAKGASSGWLPSEERMLGDRTDSRMTVDGDSAAATETRREEPRGDVTCKPDDKAAEEFDLWVGRDAKLCPQGMPGVGPRALLAPVEEARGGGTGTFLRDTGFTVPRHQGGQNPTQNRQDSSCTFANKADISAKAAAARAALTPALKHEKLWQIFGRNTDAGRLLHQLYASKIAAVGAADIVYPVPKSIKDLRGSPSFRIINPPTRKPGAGPGGVSSRARIAVPRVGRHPVTRTGISEGPDGGGCGSSAVSGRAVRGKRSLAKIAEGAERQRREILAEATAAAVRAATSCSGHSRTREHAKEVLQEAFYVGECMILPPEARLPAVTKTARAKVFETVVGTGQATEGHTGSEGRTAAKSTFSGKASERDGRHQTDPETGMTLEQRTLYAQTIREIQHRQERLQKLRESLPDEVLAAAAFHGTEGGTSLGKFTQNSHAKAGEALVAQLARSRRAKRKVQENLYQETKLEREIAERVRDLQTLTRLCEDQLRQRDGSTQD; this is encoded by the exons ATGGAAGAGAACGGGGAAGCGCTATGGCAGTACGATGTCACGGGGGAACCCCAAGATGTAGAAAAGAACACTGGGCGAACAACATATCACGTTCAAATGCCTATCGGCGAGACAGAGGATAGAACGGGCGCCCACCGACGTGTCTCGTCTCGCGGTTCGGGGGATGAAGAGAGGCATGACCGGCAGAGCGCTTCTTACCAGCAACAGTGCCTGGAGCaaggagaggaaaaggaTGTCTTGCAGCAGAGGACGCTGGGCGGCAATTCTTTGACAAAAATGGCGGATGACAGGAGAGAAGCAGGGGCGCATGAACAGGATGAAGAGAACGACGACGAAAACGCGGAGAGGGAGTTGGATGGGCACAGCGCGCCCGGCGGGGGTTTAACTGTAGAGCAACTCACTGCAAACGAAGGGCAGTTTAGAACTGGACAATGTGAGCAAGAGCTGCAGTcacgcgaggcagaaaaTAGAGAGCAGGACGAGGCACGAGGGCACGGACAGGGTACTGCCGGTGAGCTCGACCTTGCTTCTGGTAGCGCGGAAGATAATAGAGCGCACGGTTTCCATTTCGCCGGCGTCATAGATAGTGACGCGAAACCAGAATTCCACCCCGATAACGAAGGTGCCCTCCTGACTCACACACCCTCTGCTGAGACTCCTGAAAAGAGCACATCCCCGAGGCCACCCGCGTCGTCGAAATCAGGGCTGCGTCTTCGGTTCAGGACGATCGCATCAATCGTTGACTGCCTACCACGTCTCCAAGAtcctgcggcgcgacgccgcgaagccgcagcagtGGCTGGCGAGATTCTCGATTCTCTGGAGCACAGAGCTGAAACACTGCTCTGCTGCTACAACACACGGAGTGTCGCACAAATGAACAAGCACGCAagaagcggccgcgcaggctccGAGTCGGCAGCTTGGCCACGGTTTGAACCTTCACCCGAGCCAATCGAGGAAGGCGCAAGCACCATGTATGGACAGTGGAAACTtaaagaggaggcggccgctgggGTAGCCACGGAAGCTCTCCGTGCAGTTGCCCAGCTCGCAATAGACCAGATTGCGACCTCGCGTATTTCAGCTCAAGCTCGCGGTGAGGACACAAAGACGATGTCCCCTAGATTATGGAAAGCTCAGACCGATAGTGAAGACCCGGTGAGAGGACCCGAGAGCACTTCAGCAAAAGGTGCTTCCTCGGGGTGGCTGCCCTCTGAGGAAAGAATGTTGGGAGACAGGACAGACTCGCGAATGACCGTGGACGGAGACAGTGCTGCTGCGACTGaaacgcgccgcgaggagccACGAGGAGATGTCACGTGCAAGCCAGACGACAAGGCTGCGGAGGAATTCGATCTTTGGGTTGGACGAGACGCCAAACTCTGTCCCCAAGGCATGCCAGGTGTAGGTCCGAGAGCTTTGCTGGCTCCTGTGGAGGAGGCAAGGGGAGGCGGTACAGGAACTTTTCTGCGGGATACTGGTTTCACTGTTCCACGGCATCAAGGAGGCCAAAACCCGACGCAGAACCGACAAGACTCCTCTTGTACTTTCGCGAATAAAGCCGACATTTCAGCcaaggccgcggctgcacgAGCTGCCCTCACGCCTGCGCTGAAGCACGAGAAGCTGTGGCAAATATTCGGTCGAAACACTGACGCAG GGCGGCTGCTCCATCAGTTGTACGCGTCAAAAATAGCTGCAGTCGGAGCCGCGGATATCGTGTATCCCGTGCCGAAGTCTATCAAG GATCTAAGGGGGAGCCCGAGCTTCCGTATCATCAATCCGCCTACGAGGAAACCTGGCGCGGGACCGGGAGGTGTGTCCAGTAGAGCACGAATTGCAGTTCCTCGTGTAGGCCGCCATCCTGTCACCCGGACCGGCATTTCTGAGGGGCCCGATGGCGGGGGTTGCGGCTCATCCGCAGTGTCAGGCCGAGCTGTGCGCGGAAAGCGCTCGTTAGCAAAGATAGCAGAAggggcggagagacagagaagagaaattCTAGCCGAGGCCACAGCAGCGGCTGTTAGAGCTGCAACATCATGCAGCGGACACTCACGGACTCGTGAGCACGCGAAAGAAGTCCTCCAAGAAGCGTTCTATGTAGGGGAATGTATGATTCTTCCCCCCGAAGCGCGCCTTCCCGCCGTAACTAAAACGGCGCGTGCGAAAGTCTTCGAGACTGTTGTCGGCACTGGACAAGCTACAGAAGGGCACACAGGGAGTGAGGGGCGAACAGCAGCGAAGTCGACCTTTAGTGGAAAAGCGAGTGAGCGCGATGGCCGCCACCAGACGGACCCCGAGACGGGGATGACCCTAGAGCAGCGGACGCTGTATGCTCAAACCATTCGTGAAATCCAGCATCGGCAGGAAAGGCTACAAAAACTTCGCGAGTCGCTTCCCGATGAggtcctcgccgcagccgcgtttCATGGGACTGAGGGTGGAACCAGCTTGGGCAAGTTCACTCAAAATAGTCACGCGAAAGCGGGTGAGGCTCTGGTAGCACAGCTGGCGCGCAGTCGTCGGGCGAAAAGAAAGGTTCAAGAAAATCTCTACCAGGAAACCAAGCTGGAACGCGAGATTGCAGAGCGTGTCCGTGACCTTCAGACGCTGACTCGGCTTTGCGAGGATCAGCTCCGCCAGCGAGACGGCTCAACTCAAGACTAA